A stretch of Candidatus Vicinibacter affinis DNA encodes these proteins:
- the purD gene encoding phosphoribosylamine--glycine ligase — protein MKVLLIGSGGREHAFAWKISQSPLLTKLYILPGNPGTSELGENISINSDDHNGIVDVIKDKKIDLVVCGPEVPLADGLMDLIEQAELPKRPILIGPGSSGARLESSKQFAKEFMMRHHIPTAGYRAFDQYEEELALNYIQTMQTPIVIKADGLAAGKGVVIAETKEQASVEIKEMLGGKFGNASSHLVIEEFLTGIEFSVFVLTNGTQYILLPEAKDYKRIGEGDTGLNTGGMGAISPVSFANDELMKKVIDKIILPTLSGLQNENIPYQGFIFFGLIVVKGEPYVIEYNCRMGDPETEAVMLRLNNDLLELFLLCDQNKLDEVKMKISDKFASTICLVSGGYPGPFDKNKPITLPETTEMDSIIFYSGVTKVNDQLVTSGGRVFAISSLGNSKSEALRLASKLAEEISFEGKYYRKDIGFDL, from the coding sequence ATGAAAGTCCTTCTTATCGGTTCAGGTGGCCGCGAACATGCATTCGCCTGGAAAATTTCCCAGAGTCCTTTACTAACAAAACTTTATATCCTACCGGGAAATCCCGGCACATCTGAACTTGGAGAAAACATTTCTATAAACTCGGATGATCACAATGGCATAGTGGATGTTATAAAAGATAAAAAAATCGATTTGGTTGTCTGTGGACCGGAAGTGCCTCTTGCAGACGGCCTTATGGATTTAATTGAACAAGCAGAATTGCCTAAACGACCCATCTTGATTGGCCCGGGCTCCTCCGGGGCCAGGTTGGAATCAAGTAAACAATTTGCCAAAGAGTTTATGATGCGCCACCATATTCCAACCGCAGGCTATCGTGCATTTGATCAATATGAAGAGGAATTGGCCTTAAACTATATCCAAACAATGCAAACGCCCATCGTTATTAAAGCGGATGGGTTAGCGGCAGGGAAAGGAGTGGTAATCGCAGAAACAAAAGAGCAAGCCTCTGTAGAAATTAAAGAGATGTTAGGGGGCAAATTCGGCAATGCCTCGAGCCATTTAGTAATAGAAGAATTTTTAACCGGTATAGAATTCTCGGTTTTTGTATTGACCAATGGGACACAATATATACTGTTGCCTGAAGCAAAAGATTACAAACGAATCGGTGAAGGTGATACGGGTCTTAATACGGGTGGCATGGGTGCCATCTCACCAGTAAGTTTTGCTAATGATGAATTGATGAAAAAGGTCATCGACAAAATCATCCTTCCAACCCTTTCAGGATTGCAAAATGAAAACATTCCTTATCAGGGATTCATTTTCTTTGGCTTAATTGTTGTCAAGGGAGAACCTTATGTAATTGAATACAATTGCCGCATGGGTGATCCGGAAACTGAAGCGGTCATGCTGAGGCTGAACAATGACCTACTTGAATTATTTCTACTTTGTGACCAAAATAAACTGGATGAAGTTAAAATGAAAATTTCGGACAAATTTGCTTCCACCATCTGTCTGGTAAGTGGTGGATACCCGGGACCATTTGATAAAAATAAACCCATTACACTTCCTGAAACCACTGAAATGGATTCTATAATTTTCTATTCAGGAGTTACCAAAGTGAATGATCAGTTGGTCACTTCCGGA
- a CDS encoding AMP-binding protein: MESRPWLKHYPPGVPSNIVAEAYPSLLAFVEESFQKYKPLNAFTFMGKSITYGELDKRSRNFAAYLHSRGLKQGDRIALMMPNLLQYPIAIFGAMRAGLIIVNTNPLYTPYEMEYQFNDSGVKAIVIAENFAANLEKIMAKTEIQVVITTSIGEMLGTIKGGIVNFMVRHIKKMVPEYNIPNTICFNHAVNEGAKFSINPVTHSLDDVVMLQYTGGTTGVSKGTMLTNRSLVANVMQIKAVICYLLKERQETALSPLPMYHIFAFAVNVLAMMSIGANTVLIVNAKDIGSVAKAFKDHKISLMAGVNTLFNALLNYPGFEKCDFSGLRVSVGGAMAVQSSVAERWKKVTGCNLVEGYGMTEASPVVSLNPLDGSGRLGTIGLPVPSTDVRIVDDNGRICNFGESGEIQVKGPQVMKGYFNKPEETANTIKNGWLCTGDIGIMEEDGYFKIVDRKKDMILVSGFNVYPNEIEDIIAKNEKVLEVAVVGIPDERSGEIVKAFVVKKDKSLTEDEVIDFTRKYLTNYKIPRSVEFRESLPKTNVGKILRRELRNK, encoded by the coding sequence ATGGAATCAAGACCCTGGTTAAAACATTATCCTCCCGGAGTTCCGTCCAACATAGTAGCGGAAGCTTACCCATCTTTGCTGGCCTTTGTAGAGGAAAGTTTTCAAAAATACAAACCATTAAATGCTTTTACCTTCATGGGTAAATCCATCACCTATGGAGAACTTGATAAAAGATCTAGAAATTTCGCAGCGTATTTACATTCCCGGGGCCTAAAACAAGGTGATCGTATTGCCTTAATGATGCCTAACTTATTACAATATCCCATTGCCATTTTTGGTGCTATGCGGGCTGGATTGATAATTGTGAATACCAATCCACTTTATACCCCATATGAAATGGAATATCAATTCAATGATTCCGGGGTAAAAGCCATCGTCATCGCTGAAAACTTCGCGGCCAACCTCGAAAAAATTATGGCAAAGACTGAAATCCAAGTAGTCATTACCACATCGATTGGGGAGATGCTTGGAACAATCAAGGGGGGAATCGTCAATTTTATGGTAAGGCACATAAAAAAAATGGTTCCTGAATATAATATCCCAAACACTATTTGTTTTAATCATGCGGTGAACGAAGGTGCCAAATTCTCCATTAACCCTGTGACTCATTCTCTCGATGATGTTGTTATGCTCCAATATACCGGGGGCACCACAGGAGTTAGTAAGGGAACCATGCTAACCAATCGTTCTTTAGTGGCAAACGTTATGCAGATTAAAGCAGTCATCTGTTATTTACTTAAAGAAAGACAGGAAACTGCATTGTCTCCACTTCCCATGTATCACATTTTTGCCTTCGCAGTGAATGTTTTGGCCATGATGTCCATAGGAGCAAATACCGTACTGATTGTCAATGCCAAAGATATTGGCTCTGTAGCCAAAGCATTTAAAGACCATAAAATTAGCCTGATGGCTGGGGTAAATACCTTGTTTAATGCTTTGTTAAATTATCCCGGATTTGAAAAGTGTGACTTTAGTGGGCTTAGGGTTTCTGTTGGAGGAGCCATGGCGGTCCAATCCAGTGTCGCGGAACGGTGGAAAAAAGTTACCGGATGCAACCTGGTCGAAGGATATGGAATGACCGAAGCCTCACCAGTAGTAAGTCTTAATCCCCTGGATGGTTCCGGACGTTTGGGAACTATAGGATTACCGGTCCCATCTACAGATGTAAGAATTGTTGATGACAACGGTAGGATATGCAATTTTGGAGAATCGGGTGAAATTCAGGTAAAAGGCCCTCAAGTGATGAAAGGTTATTTCAATAAACCAGAAGAAACAGCCAATACTATAAAAAACGGATGGCTCTGTACCGGCGATATTGGAATCATGGAAGAAGACGGATATTTTAAAATAGTAGATCGAAAAAAGGACATGATCCTGGTATCAGGTTTCAACGTTTATCCCAACGAAATTGAAGACATCATTGCTAAAAATGAAAAGGTACTGGAGGTGGCTGTTGTCGGTATTCCTGATGAAAGATCAGGAGAAATTGTCAAAGCATTCGTTGTTAAAAAGGATAAAAGTCTAACAGAGGATGAAGTCATTGATTTTACACGAAAATATCTTACAAATTATAAGATTCCAAGATCAGTGGAATTCCGTGAATCCCTGCCTAAAACAAATGTAGGCAAAATATTGAGGAGAGAATTAAGGAATAAATAA
- a CDS encoding YdeI/OmpD-associated family protein: protein MQSIPLSRQEELSWLRQVILEEVKGLEETIKWGAPVYCIKGKNVMGMAAFKSYVGLWFFQGIFLKDPYKYLVNAQEGRTKALRQWRFQNLDQMKPLKTSIIQYVNEAILNAKSELEIKPVHKLDPIVLQSEFEERLKETPVAYNYFNSLPKSHQRQYVAYIEEAKKKETRLKRVDKCILMLLERNKVNH from the coding sequence ATGCAGTCAATTCCCTTGTCAAGACAAGAAGAATTGAGTTGGCTCAGACAAGTTATTTTGGAGGAAGTCAAAGGTTTGGAGGAAACTATAAAATGGGGAGCTCCGGTTTATTGTATCAAAGGTAAAAATGTGATGGGCATGGCTGCTTTCAAAAGTTATGTTGGCCTTTGGTTCTTCCAGGGTATTTTCCTGAAGGATCCTTACAAATACTTAGTAAATGCCCAAGAGGGTCGAACAAAAGCTTTGCGACAATGGAGATTTCAGAACTTAGACCAAATGAAACCACTTAAGACCTCTATCATACAATATGTAAACGAGGCCATCCTTAATGCAAAAAGTGAATTAGAAATTAAGCCAGTCCATAAGCTAGACCCAATTGTTCTCCAGTCCGAGTTTGAAGAAAGGCTCAAAGAAACTCCGGTGGCTTATAATTATTTTAATTCACTTCCAAAATCGCATCAAAGGCAGTATGTCGCGTACATTGAAGAGGCTAAAAAGAAGGAAACAAGGTTAAAGAGGGTCGATAAATGTATTTTAATGTTGTTAGAGAGGAATAAGGTAAACCATTGA
- the rpsA gene encoding 30S ribosomal protein S1 yields MLDEKDLLQDDDLNPEDIQESLDNPALLEKDVPVIELLEEEVALETLVEADDYSGPHDEFDWSVTNKNAVNYSPEVEQKYLADYDATFSTIQDGQVLQGVVASVTGNDVIFDIRFKSDGLIPLSEFRELDLKPGDKVEIYVERTEDEHGHLVLSRKKAKLLRAWEGLVDSYKNGTIIKGSVISKTKGGLIVDCNGLETFLPGSQIDIKPIVDYDAYVGKTMEFKVVKINETIKNAVVSHKALIEGDLQEQREQIISGLEKGQVLEGTVKNITDFGAFLDLGGVDGLLYITDISWGRINHPSEVLEKNQKINVVVLDFDENKKRISLGLKQLQPHPWDVLPADVVEGSVVKGKIVNIEDYGAFLEIYPGVEGLIHVSEVNWNSQPVHAKDFFFQGQEFEAKVVTIDREERKMSLSLKQLTEDPWTHVQQNFSVGTRHTGVVKNLTPYGVFVEMGEGIGGMVHISDLSWTKRFNHPSEFTKVGNKLDVQVLDIDMENRKLSLGHKQLEENPWDTFENVFPEGSYHEATVLRKDDRGYTVQLPYGLEAYAPIKFMKKENGQNANVEEILTVKVIEFNRDEKKIIVSHSRYLEDIRREADDNVRKEKDQERQVTKKAVEKQQSKVEMTTLGEIEGFSALKEQLQESAKAKLEAQTKVEVKEEAKVEAPATNLFNEPVQAEEKPKAKAAKAAKGDDLKIIEGIGPKIAELLHAEGVVTFKDLAATPLEKLKEVLEAAGSRYRMHDPTTWPEQANLAAEGRMDELKTLQDSLKGGKVE; encoded by the coding sequence ATGTTGGACGAAAAAGATTTATTACAAGACGACGACCTGAATCCGGAAGATATCCAGGAATCACTGGACAATCCCGCACTGCTTGAAAAAGACGTGCCTGTTATTGAACTTCTGGAAGAAGAAGTTGCCCTTGAGACCCTCGTCGAAGCCGATGATTATTCCGGCCCTCACGATGAGTTTGACTGGAGTGTAACCAATAAGAATGCAGTCAATTATTCACCTGAAGTTGAACAAAAATATTTAGCCGACTACGATGCTACTTTCAGTACCATCCAGGATGGTCAAGTGCTCCAGGGAGTGGTGGCCAGTGTAACCGGTAATGATGTAATATTTGACATCAGATTTAAATCTGATGGTTTGATTCCACTTTCAGAATTCAGAGAGTTGGATCTAAAACCGGGAGATAAAGTTGAAATTTATGTAGAGCGCACCGAAGATGAACACGGTCACCTTGTTCTTTCCAGGAAGAAAGCAAAGTTGCTTCGTGCTTGGGAAGGTTTGGTGGATTCTTATAAAAACGGTACCATCATTAAAGGTAGCGTCATCAGCAAAACCAAGGGTGGATTGATTGTAGACTGTAACGGACTGGAGACTTTCTTACCGGGTTCCCAAATAGATATCAAGCCTATTGTAGATTATGATGCATATGTTGGAAAAACCATGGAGTTTAAAGTGGTAAAGATTAACGAAACCATCAAAAACGCAGTGGTCTCTCACAAAGCATTGATCGAAGGAGACCTTCAAGAACAAAGAGAGCAAATTATTTCAGGTCTTGAAAAAGGACAAGTGTTAGAGGGAACAGTTAAAAACATTACTGATTTCGGAGCATTTTTAGATCTGGGAGGTGTAGACGGTCTCCTATATATTACAGACATCAGCTGGGGCAGAATTAACCATCCATCTGAAGTTCTGGAGAAAAACCAGAAGATCAATGTCGTGGTACTTGATTTTGATGAAAATAAAAAGAGAATTTCACTTGGTTTGAAACAACTTCAACCTCATCCATGGGATGTTTTACCTGCGGATGTAGTGGAGGGTTCTGTTGTCAAAGGAAAAATAGTGAACATTGAGGACTACGGAGCATTCCTTGAGATTTATCCGGGTGTGGAAGGTTTAATACACGTATCAGAGGTTAATTGGAACAGTCAGCCGGTACATGCAAAAGATTTCTTCTTCCAGGGGCAGGAGTTTGAGGCAAAAGTAGTCACCATTGACCGTGAAGAGCGCAAGATGTCACTCTCCTTAAAACAACTGACTGAAGACCCATGGACGCACGTTCAACAAAACTTCTCAGTAGGAACCAGACACACCGGTGTGGTTAAAAATTTAACTCCATATGGCGTATTTGTAGAGATGGGAGAAGGAATTGGAGGAATGGTTCATATTTCTGACTTAAGTTGGACTAAAAGATTCAACCACCCGTCAGAGTTTACCAAAGTAGGTAATAAACTGGATGTTCAGGTATTGGACATCGACATGGAAAACAGAAAACTTTCGCTTGGCCATAAACAATTGGAGGAGAACCCGTGGGATACTTTTGAAAATGTATTTCCTGAGGGATCTTACCATGAGGCTACTGTACTCCGTAAAGATGACCGAGGCTACACTGTCCAACTTCCATACGGACTCGAAGCTTATGCTCCGATCAAGTTTATGAAAAAAGAAAATGGTCAGAATGCCAATGTTGAAGAAATATTGACCGTAAAGGTTATTGAGTTCAACCGGGATGAAAAGAAGATCATTGTTTCGCACAGCCGATATCTTGAAGATATCAGAAGAGAGGCTGATGATAATGTCCGCAAGGAAAAAGATCAGGAGCGTCAAGTGACCAAAAAGGCAGTTGAAAAACAGCAGTCTAAAGTAGAAATGACCACGCTTGGGGAAATTGAAGGATTTAGTGCCTTAAAAGAACAACTTCAAGAAAGTGCTAAGGCTAAGCTAGAAGCACAGACCAAAGTGGAGGTAAAGGAAGAAGCTAAAGTAGAAGCTCCAGCTACCAATTTATTTAATGAACCTGTTCAAGCTGAAGAAAAACCAAAAGCTAAAGCAGCCAAAGCAGCCAAAGGCGATGACCTTAAAATTATTGAAGGAATTGGACCTAAGATTGCTGAGTTATTGCATGCTGAAGGAGTGGTTACATTCAAGGATCTGGCGGCAACTCCATTAGAAAAATTGAAAGAAGTATTGGAGGCAGCAGGATCCAGGTACCGTATGCACGATCCTACCACCTGGCCAGAGCAAGCCAATCTGGCAGCTGAAGGCAGAATGGATGAGCTAAAAACTCTTCAGGATAGTCTTAAAGGTGGAAAAGTTGAATAA